A stretch of the Notamacropus eugenii isolate mMacEug1 chromosome 2, mMacEug1.pri_v2, whole genome shotgun sequence genome encodes the following:
- the F11R gene encoding junctional adhesion molecule A: MAERAGQRHLLLFFTAATLCCSPLGGVSVNTPEKQVRVNENQPVTLRCSYSGFSSPRVEWKFVRGSTTSLVCYDNKITAPYEGRVTFSQPDISFHSVTRKDTGMYTCMVTENGGGEYGETNVELIVLVPPSKPTVRVPSSATIGSRVVLTCSEEDGSPPPEYKWFKDGMPLSLKKTGALSNSSYTIDTKTGELVFESLSAFDTGEYSCQVSNGVGAAKTSEVVRMEAVELNVGGIVAAVIVTLILLGLLIFGVWFAYSRGYFTRTSKGSTSKKVIYSQPSARSDGEFRQTSSFLV; this comes from the exons gtTGTTCACCGTTGGGTGGTGTCTCTGTCAATACTCCTGAAAAGCAAGTTAGAGTAAACGAGAATCAGC CTGTCACACTGCGCTGTTCCTACTCGGGCTTTTCCTCACCCCGAGTGGAGTGGAAGTTTGTTCGGGGGAGCACGACCAGCCTGGTTTGCTATGACAACAAGATTACTG CTCCCTATGAAGGCCGGGTGACCTTTTCCCAGCCtgatatttctttccattctgtgACCCGAAAGGACACGGGGATGTATACGTGTATGGTCACTGAAAATGGTGGAGGAGAATATGGAGAGACCAACGTGGAGCTTATTGTGTTAG tGCCACCATCAAAGCCCACAGTCAGGGTTCCATCTTCAGCCACCATTGGGAGTCGAGTTGTGCTGACCTGCTCTGAGGAAGATGGTTCTCCACCCCCTGAGTATAAGTGGTTCAAGGATGGAATGCCTTTGAGTCTCAAGAAGACTGGTGCCCTCAGCAATTCTTCCTATACCATAGACACTAAGACAGGGGAATTG GTGTTTGAATCTCTGTCAGCTTTCGATACAGGGGAGTATTCTTGCCAAGTAAGCAATGGAGTTGGGGCTGCCAAAACCTCAGAAGTTGTGCGAATGGAAGCTG TGGAACTAAATGTAGGGGGCATTGTGGCAGCTGTTATTGTGACACTGATCCTCCTTGGGCTCCTGATTTTTGGTGTCTGGTTTGCCTACTCTCGAGGCTATTTCACCA gAACAAGTAAAGG GAGCACCAGTAAGAAAGTAATCTACAGCCAGCCCTCTGCCCGCAGCGAT GGAGAATTCCGACAGACTTCATCATTTTTGGTGTGA
- the PDCD2 gene encoding LOW QUALITY PROTEIN: programmed cell death protein 2 (The sequence of the model RefSeq protein was modified relative to this genomic sequence to represent the inferred CDS: inserted 1 base in 1 codon; deleted 1 base in 1 codon), with amino-acid sequence MTLTGNLPSHVLGVRCAPDTFPPGTLPVAAGLFPLRGLREERESCLPGLGAGVXVMASAAGPAPAVELGFAVEAPGWRLRSEQFPSKVGGRPAWLSERGLPGLAELACPLCRRPLAFLLQLYAPLPDRADAFHRSLFVFCCREPPCCAALRVFRNQLPRKNDHYSYEPPSEEPPDKEDDSLSMQLRSGVHLCRVCGCLGPKVCSKCHKAHYCSKDHQTLDWKLGHKQSCTTSDNLNSTIPDHEFLFPEYEIVIETEEIEPDDVPVADCIPEGLEKCEDSELIGSMDEALEAELDSIAKHESREDKIFQKFKTQIALEPDQILRYGRGIEPIWISGENIPQEQDIPNCSCGARRIFEFQVMPQLLNYLKADRLGRSVDWGTLAVFTCSENCNMGTEYTEEFVWKQDFTNTS; translated from the exons ATGACTCTGACTGGGAACCTACCATCCCACGTCCTGGGTGTCCGGTGTGCGCCGGACACG TTCCCCCCGGGCACGCTTCCGGTGGCGGCAGGGCTATTTCCGCTTCGCGGCCTTCGGGAGGAACGTGAGAGTTGTCTCCCCGGTCTTGGTGCCGGGG CCGTCATGGCGTCGGCCGCAGGCCCGGCCCCGGCAGTGGAGCTGGGCTTCGCCGTCGAAGCGCCAGGCTGGCGCCTGCGGAGCGAGCAGTTCCCCAGCAAGGTGGGCGGCCGGCCGGCCTGGCTTTCGGAGCGCGGCCTTCCGGGCCTCGCGGAGCTGGCGTGCCCGCTGTGCCGCCGGCCGCTCGCCTTCCTGCTGCAGCTGTACGCGCCGCTCCCGGACCGCGCCGACGCCTTCCACCGCAGCCTCTTTGTCTTCTGCTGTCGGGAGCCTCCGTGCTGCGCCGCCCTCCGAG tttttAGGAATCAGCTACCCAGGAAAAATGATCATTACTCTTATGAACCACCATCTGAGGAGCCACCAGATAAAGAAgatgattctctaagtatgcagCTTCGATCTGGTGTTCATCTCTGTAGGGTTTGTGGCTGTTTGGGTCCCAAAGTTTGTTCCAAGTGTCATAAGGCCCATTATTGTAGTAAGGATCATCAGACTCTCGATTGGAAGTTGGGACATAAGCAGTCTTGTACAACATCAG ATAATTTGAATAGTACAATCCCAGACCACGAGTTCCTTTTTCCGGAATATGAAATTGTAATAGAAACAGAAGAGATAGAGCCTGACGATGTTCCTGTTGCTGACTGCATTCCTGAAGGCCTGGAAAAGTGTGAAGACTCAGAGCTCATAGGCAGTAtgg aTGAAGCACTtgaggcagaattggattccATAGCAAAGCATGAATCTAGAGAAGATAAAATCTTCcagaaatttaaaactcaaatagCCCTTGAGCCAGACCAG ATTCTTAGATATGGCAGAGGTATTGAGCCTATCTGGATTTCGGGTGAAAATATTCCTCAAGAACAAGATATTCCAAATTGTTCATGTGGTGCCAGGAGGATATTTGAATTCCAG GTTATGCCACAGCTTCTAAATTACCTGAAGGCTGACAGATTGGGCAGAAGTGTTGATTGGGGGACTCTGGCTGTATTTACCTGTTCGGAGAACTGTAACATGGGCACCGAGTACACAGAAGAATTTGTTTGGAAACAAGACTTTACAAACACAAGTTAA
- the LOC140530432 gene encoding large ribosomal subunit protein uL23-like, whose translation MHKAPRKTLSPKIALKVKKEAVPPKTEAKSRALKAKKAVLKGVHSHKKKKIRTSPTFQQPKTLRLQRQPKCPRKSAHRRNKLDHYAIIKFPLTTESVMKKIEDNNTLVFIVDKANKHQIKQTVKKLYDIDVAKVNTLIPPAGGKKAYVRLAPDYDALDVANKIGII comes from the exons ATGCACA AAGCACCGCGGAAGACCCTTTCCCCCAAGATTGCGCTGAAGGTGAAGAAGGAAGCCGTCCCGcccaagacagaagccaagtccaGGGCCTTGAAGGCCAAGAAAGCAGTGTTGAAGGGTGTCCATagccacaaaaagaagaagatCCGAACATCCCCCACCTTCCAGCAACCCAAGACACTAAGACTACAAAGGCAGCCCAAATGCCCTCGGAAAAGTGCCCATCGGAGAAACAAGCTTGATCACTATGCCATCATTAAGTTTCCCTTGACCACTGAGTCTGTTATGAAGAAGATTGAGGACAATAACACCCTAGTTTTCATTGTGGACAAGGCCAACAAACATCAGATCAAGCAGACAGTAAAGAAGCTGTATGATATCGATGTGGCCAAGGTCAACACACTGATCCCCCCTGCTGGAGGGAAGAAAGCTTATGTCCGTCTTGCTCCAGACTATGATGCTTTGGATGTTgccaacaaaattggaatcatctAA